Proteins encoded together in one Coriobacteriia bacterium window:
- a CDS encoding ABC transporter substrate-binding protein: protein MRKTWIAMLLVTSLIMALALTGCGGESTDAAQPAEPAAAADDSLTKVIDAGQLVVGLAPFYAPFESTNEKTKEIEGFDVDLMNAIVAKMGVKATFKPAEWQALLGGIEKGDYNLIFSAMSKKEAAEANVEFSDVYYQLPDVIIVAKGNPAGITDKAGLKGKVVGVQLGSGSEQIADNLTDEVGFKEVKKYKLTQDAMNDLKAGRIEAVLAGQAFAVEQSRVDPSFDLVGEPLETADLVGVFPKGDTALVEAFNAALAEVRADGTYDKLLAKWLTVQK from the coding sequence ATGAGGAAGACCTGGATTGCGATGCTTCTTGTGACGAGCCTGATCATGGCGCTCGCCTTGACCGGGTGCGGGGGGGAGTCGACCGATGCCGCCCAGCCGGCCGAGCCCGCTGCTGCAGCGGACGACTCGCTGACGAAAGTCATCGACGCCGGGCAGCTGGTGGTGGGCCTTGCCCCCTTCTACGCGCCCTTCGAGTCGACGAACGAGAAGACCAAGGAGATCGAGGGCTTCGACGTCGATCTCATGAATGCGATCGTGGCGAAGATGGGGGTCAAGGCGACCTTCAAGCCGGCTGAGTGGCAGGCGCTTCTGGGCGGCATAGAGAAGGGCGACTACAACCTCATCTTCTCGGCCATGTCCAAGAAGGAAGCGGCAGAAGCCAACGTTGAGTTCTCAGATGTCTACTACCAGCTCCCGGACGTGATCATCGTCGCCAAGGGCAACCCCGCGGGCATCACCGACAAGGCGGGTCTCAAGGGCAAGGTCGTCGGCGTGCAGCTTGGCTCCGGCTCGGAGCAGATCGCCGACAACCTCACCGACGAGGTTGGCTTCAAGGAAGTCAAGAAGTACAAGCTGACGCAGGACGCCATGAACGACCTCAAGGCCGGGCGCATCGAAGCCGTGCTTGCCGGGCAGGCGTTCGCCGTTGAGCAGAGCAGGGTCGATCCGAGCTTCGATCTGGTCGGAGAGCCGCTCGAGACCGCCGACCTGGTGGGCGTGTTTCCTAAGGGTGACACGGCGCTCGTCGAGGCATTCAACGCTGCGCTGGCCGAAGTCCGGGCCGACGGCACCTACGACAAGCTGCTCGCGAAGTGGCTCACCGTCCAGAAGTAG
- a CDS encoding amino acid ABC transporter permease, giving the protein MQSLQWQVVLDWMPELMVAATVTIRITAMSFLLALVIGTFVGTVRSRTKWLGRSLSVYVELFRGTPLLVQLFFIYYGLAQVGVVMPATVAAVVGLGLNGGAYVSEIVRGALAGVSRGQHDAAHALGMRWWHTLLWVVLPQALRTATPPLVNSFSSMLKDTSLVSLLAITEMMNIANQVYSRTFRAFEIFAVVALMYLAMTLVFSMTSRVLERRLAVGQT; this is encoded by the coding sequence GTGCAATCATTGCAGTGGCAAGTGGTCTTGGACTGGATGCCCGAACTGATGGTCGCCGCCACGGTGACGATCAGGATCACCGCCATGTCCTTCTTGCTGGCACTCGTGATCGGCACATTCGTCGGCACGGTTCGCAGCCGCACGAAGTGGCTCGGTCGATCCCTGTCCGTCTACGTGGAGCTCTTTCGCGGGACGCCGTTGCTGGTGCAGCTCTTCTTCATCTACTACGGGCTCGCCCAGGTAGGGGTCGTGATGCCAGCGACCGTGGCCGCTGTCGTCGGACTTGGGCTTAACGGCGGCGCGTATGTCTCGGAGATAGTCCGGGGAGCATTGGCCGGCGTCAGTCGGGGCCAGCACGATGCCGCGCATGCTCTGGGAATGCGCTGGTGGCATACGCTTCTGTGGGTTGTGTTGCCGCAAGCCCTGCGCACGGCGACGCCGCCGCTGGTCAACTCCTTCTCATCGATGCTGAAGGACACCTCGCTGGTGTCGCTGCTAGCGATCACCGAGATGATGAACATCGCCAACCAGGTCTACTCGCGTACGTTCCGAGCCTTCGAGATATTTGCTGTGGTCGCCCTGATGTACCTGGCTATGACGCTCGTGTTCTCGATGACCAGCCGGGTCTTGGAGCGGCGGCTTGCGGTGGGCCAAACGTAA